A portion of the Vanessa atalanta chromosome 14, ilVanAtal1.2, whole genome shotgun sequence genome contains these proteins:
- the LOC125068926 gene encoding probable 39S ribosomal protein L49, mitochondrial, giving the protein MATVWRSQCAFARFFVGKTGRILNNAADLGIKLTPESISVSTTRSYSNYSHSPLVKKIKEQYDFEIEKNPPEWAYVERLLPLETIPPVQPKETYPSGWIPPKEEAKDLPYFMPRTKNHELPIYLIITHKGQRKVSMLRKLEGDIWLMNDLIKEHLQTNFNRYIETRVHELGRFIEVKGDFVNSLREWAYSKGF; this is encoded by the exons ATGGCGACCGTGTGGCGTTCACAGTGCGCGTTTGCACGTTTTTTTGTCGGAAAAACCGGGCGGATCCTGAACAACGCTGCAGATTTGGGTATAAAACTTACACCAGAGTCAATATcg GTATCTACAACGAGGAGCTATTCTAACTATTCACATTCACCACTTgtcaaaaaaatcaaagaacaatatgattttgaaatagaaaaaaatcctCCTGAATGGGCATATGTAGAACGTCTTTTGCCCTTAGAAACAATTCCTCCAGTACAACCTAAAGAAACCTATCCATCTGGATGGATTCCACCAAAGGAAGAAGCAAAGGATCTACCATATTTTATGCCAAGAACCAAAAATCATGAGTTGCCAATATATCTGATTATCACCCATAAAGGACAACGAAAAGTATCGATGTTGAGAAAATTAGAAGGTGATATTTGGTTAATGAACGACTTAATAAAAGAACACTTACAAACAAATTTCAACCGCTACATAGAAACGAGAGTGCATGAATTAGGTAGATTTATTGAAGTAAAGGGAGATTTTGTAAACTCATTACGAGAATGGGCATACTCTAAaggtttctaa